In the genome of Streptomyces sp. V2I9, one region contains:
- a CDS encoding dienelactone hydrolase family protein yields the protein MPTKTVQIPTADGLADAFVARPGGGGRHPGVLMYADAFGIRPTIQEMARELADHGYYVLVPNVFHREGATPVVELPEHIGEADRAPLIERLMPLIMDLTRARFQGDADAYLGFLTAQPEVGAGPVAVTGYCIGGLLATRTAEAHPEQVAALAAFHAPVAADGPETLRRLTVDIHFGHAETDLTLEGLDELNGTLEASGVEYTSEIYPGTVHGFTMADTDAFDPAGLQHHWDRLLPLLARALTHG from the coding sequence ATTCCCACCAAGACGGTTCAGATCCCCACCGCGGACGGCCTCGCCGACGCCTTCGTCGCCCGTCCCGGAGGCGGCGGGCGGCATCCGGGCGTGCTGATGTACGCGGACGCCTTCGGTATCCGTCCCACGATCCAGGAGATGGCCCGCGAACTGGCCGACCACGGGTACTACGTGCTCGTCCCCAACGTCTTCCACCGGGAGGGGGCGACGCCGGTCGTGGAGCTGCCCGAGCACATCGGGGAAGCGGACCGGGCCCCGCTCATCGAGCGGTTGATGCCCCTGATCATGGACCTCACCCGCGCACGTTTCCAGGGCGACGCCGATGCCTACCTCGGCTTCCTGACCGCCCAGCCCGAGGTCGGCGCCGGACCGGTCGCGGTGACCGGCTACTGCATCGGTGGCCTTCTGGCGACCCGTACCGCCGAGGCCCACCCCGAACAGGTCGCCGCCCTCGCCGCGTTCCACGCGCCCGTCGCCGCCGACGGTCCCGAAACTCTGCGCCGCCTCACCGTTGACATCCACTTCGGCCATGCCGAGACGGACCTCACCCTCGAGGGCCTCGACGAGTTGAACGGGACCCTGGAGGCCTCAGGAGTCGAGTACACCTCCGAGATCTACCCCGGCACCGTCCACGGCTTCACCATGGCCGACACCGATGCCTTCGACCCGGCAGGCCTGCAACATCACTGGGACCGACTGCTTCCACTCCTCGCCCGTGCCCTGACGCACGGCTGA
- the dnaB gene encoding replicative DNA helicase, translating to MSIPEPLDDPWTETGPGDRLPVSRQRRGDRKGREDRHDRGSDEAWEGGAPGFERVPPQDLDAEQSVLGGMLLSKDAIAEVVEVIKGNDFYRPAHETVFSAILDLYAKGEPADPITVAAELVKRGEITKVGGAPYLHTLVQSVPTAANASYYAEIVHERAVLRRLVEAGTKITQMGYAADGDVDEIVNTAQAEIYAVTEQRTSEDYLPLGDIMEGALDEIEAIGSRSGEMTGVPTGFTDLDALTNGMHPGQMIVIAARPAMGKSTLALDFARAASIKNNLPSVIFSLEMGRNEIAMRLLSAEARVALHHMRSGTMTDEDWTRLARRMPEVSAAPLYIDDSPNLSMMEIRAKCRRLKQRNDIKLVIIDYLQLMQAGGSKRSESRQQEVSDMSRNLKLLAKELEVPVIALSQLNRGPEQRTDKKPMVSDLRESGSIEQDADMVILLHREDAYEKESPRAGEADIIVGKHRNGPTATITVAFQGHYSRFVDMAQT from the coding sequence GTGAGCATCCCCGAGCCTTTGGACGACCCCTGGACCGAGACCGGTCCCGGAGACCGTCTGCCTGTCTCCCGCCAGCGTCGCGGCGACCGAAAGGGGCGCGAGGACCGCCACGACCGGGGCTCGGACGAGGCATGGGAAGGAGGCGCCCCCGGCTTCGAGCGGGTGCCGCCCCAGGACCTCGACGCCGAGCAGTCGGTCCTCGGCGGCATGCTGCTGTCCAAGGACGCCATCGCCGAGGTCGTCGAAGTCATCAAGGGGAACGACTTCTACCGCCCCGCCCACGAGACCGTCTTCTCGGCGATTCTGGACCTGTACGCCAAGGGTGAGCCGGCCGACCCGATCACGGTCGCCGCCGAGCTGGTGAAGCGCGGCGAGATCACCAAGGTCGGCGGAGCGCCGTACCTGCACACCCTGGTGCAGTCCGTTCCGACTGCGGCCAACGCCTCGTACTACGCGGAGATCGTCCATGAACGGGCGGTGCTGCGGCGTCTGGTCGAAGCCGGCACCAAGATCACACAGATGGGGTACGCGGCGGACGGCGACGTCGACGAGATCGTCAACACCGCGCAGGCCGAGATCTACGCGGTCACCGAGCAGCGCACCAGCGAGGACTACCTTCCCCTCGGCGACATCATGGAGGGCGCACTCGACGAGATCGAGGCCATCGGCTCGCGCAGCGGCGAGATGACCGGTGTGCCGACGGGTTTCACGGACCTGGACGCCTTGACGAATGGGATGCACCCCGGCCAGATGATCGTCATCGCCGCCCGCCCCGCCATGGGCAAGTCCACGCTGGCGCTGGACTTCGCGCGCGCCGCGTCGATCAAGAACAACCTGCCCAGCGTCATCTTCTCCCTCGAAATGGGACGCAACGAGATCGCGATGCGTCTGCTGTCGGCCGAGGCGCGGGTGGCCCTGCACCACATGCGGTCCGGCACGATGACGGACGAGGACTGGACGCGGCTCGCGCGCCGGATGCCCGAGGTCTCGGCCGCCCCGCTCTACATCGACGACTCCCCCAACCTGTCGATGATGGAGATCCGCGCGAAGTGCCGTCGGCTCAAGCAGCGCAACGACATCAAGCTCGTGATCATCGACTATCTGCAGCTGATGCAGGCCGGCGGTTCGAAGCGGTCCGAGAGCCGACAGCAGGAGGTCTCGGACATGTCCCGAAACCTGAAGCTGCTGGCCAAGGAGCTGGAGGTGCCGGTGATCGCGCTCTCCCAGCTGAACCGTGGCCCCGAGCAGCGCACGGACAAGAAGCCGATGGTCTCCGACCTGCGTGAGTCCGGCTCGATCGAGCAGGACGCCGACATGGTCATCCTGCTCCACCGCGAGGACGCGTACGAGAAGGAATCACCGCGCGCGGGCGAGGCCGACATCATCGTCGGCAAGCACCGTAACGGCCCGACAGCCACCATCACCGTGGCGTTCCAGGGCCACTACTCCCGCTTCGTGGACATGGCCCAGACCTGA
- a CDS encoding MATE family efflux transporter: MNKAPATPKNSRRRHDREIFALAVPAFGALVAEPLFVMVDSAVVGHLGTPQLAGLGIAAALLMTAVSVFVFLAYATTAAVARRVGAGDLPAAIRQGMDGIWLALLLGAAVVAVVMPIAPWLVDVFGASDTAAPYAITYLRISVLGIPAMLVVLAATGVLRGLQDTRTPLYVAIGGFTANAILNVTLVYGAGLGIAGSAWGTVIAQAAMAAAYLFVVIRGAQQHGASLRPDAAGIRASARAGVPLLIRTLSLRAVLMIATAVAARLGDVDIAAHQIVLSLWSLTAFALDAIAIAGQAIIGRYLGANDEKGAREACRRMVEWGIGCGIALGVLIVLARPLFIPLFTSDPSVEDALLPALLVVAVSQPIAGVVFVLDGVLMGAGDGRYLAWAMLVTLAIFAPAALLVPTLGGGLTALWWAMTLMMAVRLITLWVRTRSGRWIITGATR, from the coding sequence ATGAACAAGGCTCCCGCGACCCCGAAGAACAGCCGTCGACGGCACGACCGCGAGATTTTCGCCCTCGCCGTCCCCGCATTCGGCGCCCTCGTCGCCGAGCCCCTGTTCGTGATGGTCGACAGCGCAGTCGTCGGCCACCTCGGCACCCCGCAACTGGCCGGCCTCGGCATCGCAGCAGCACTCCTGATGACCGCGGTGAGCGTGTTCGTCTTCCTCGCCTACGCGACGACGGCCGCAGTAGCCCGTCGCGTCGGGGCGGGTGATCTCCCCGCAGCCATCCGCCAGGGCATGGACGGCATCTGGCTCGCCCTCCTGCTGGGAGCGGCCGTCGTCGCCGTGGTGATGCCGATCGCCCCCTGGCTCGTCGACGTCTTCGGCGCCTCGGACACCGCAGCCCCCTATGCCATCACCTATCTGAGGATCTCCGTCCTCGGCATCCCCGCCATGCTCGTCGTGCTCGCCGCCACCGGTGTGCTGCGCGGTCTCCAAGACACCCGCACCCCTCTGTACGTGGCCATCGGTGGGTTCACGGCGAACGCCATCCTCAATGTGACCCTTGTCTACGGCGCCGGGCTCGGCATCGCCGGATCGGCGTGGGGAACGGTGATCGCCCAGGCCGCCATGGCTGCCGCCTATCTCTTCGTGGTGATCCGCGGGGCACAACAGCACGGAGCCTCCCTTCGGCCCGATGCGGCAGGTATCAGGGCCAGCGCGCGGGCCGGGGTGCCCCTGCTGATCCGGACCCTGTCACTGCGAGCTGTCCTGATGATCGCCACCGCCGTCGCCGCCCGGCTCGGGGACGTCGACATCGCTGCGCACCAGATCGTCCTCTCCCTCTGGAGCCTGACCGCTTTCGCGCTCGATGCCATCGCCATCGCCGGGCAGGCGATCATCGGCCGCTACCTGGGGGCGAACGACGAGAAGGGCGCGCGCGAGGCATGTCGCCGCATGGTCGAGTGGGGCATCGGCTGCGGCATCGCGCTCGGTGTCCTGATCGTGCTCGCCCGCCCCCTCTTCATCCCGCTCTTCACGAGCGACCCCTCCGTCGAGGACGCCCTGCTCCCCGCCCTCCTGGTGGTGGCTGTCTCCCAGCCGATCGCCGGCGTGGTCTTCGTCCTGGACGGTGTACTGATGGGGGCCGGCGACGGCCGCTATCTCGCCTGGGCGATGCTGGTGACGCTCGCCATCTTCGCTCCCGCCGCGCTCTTGGTGCCCACCCTCGGCGGTGGGCTCACCGCTCTCTGGTGGGCGATGACGCTGATGATGGCTGTCCGCCTCATCACGCTCTGGGTGCGCACCCGGTCGGGCCGATGGATCATCACCGGGGCCACGCGCTGA
- the rplI gene encoding 50S ribosomal protein L9 has translation MKIILTHEVSGLGAAGDVVDVKDGYARNYLVPRGFAIRWTKGGEKDVAQIRRARKIHEIATIEQANEIKAKLEAVKVRLAVRSGDAGRLFGSVTPADIASAIKAAGGPDVDKRRVELGSPIKTLGGHQVSVRLHPEVAANLGVEVVAA, from the coding sequence ATGAAGATCATCCTCACCCACGAGGTCTCCGGCCTCGGTGCCGCCGGCGACGTCGTCGACGTCAAGGACGGGTACGCCCGCAACTACCTGGTTCCGCGTGGCTTCGCCATTCGCTGGACCAAGGGTGGCGAGAAGGACGTGGCGCAGATCCGCCGCGCCCGCAAGATCCACGAGATCGCGACGATCGAGCAGGCCAACGAGATCAAGGCCAAGCTCGAGGCCGTGAAGGTCCGTCTGGCTGTTCGCTCCGGCGACGCCGGCCGTCTCTTCGGCTCCGTGACCCCGGCCGACATCGCTTCGGCGATCAAGGCTGCCGGCGGTCCCGACGTCGACAAGCGTCGCGTCGAGCTCGGCTCGCCGATCAAGACGCTCGGTGGACACCAGGTGTCCGTCCGTCTGCACCCTGAGGTCGCTGCGAACCTCGGTGTCGAGGTCGTTGCTGCCTAA
- the rpsR gene encoding 30S ribosomal protein S18 — MAKPPVRKPKKKVCAFCKDKTQYVDYKDTNMLRKFISDRGKIRARRVTGNCTQHQRDVATAVKNSREMALLPYTSTAR; from the coding sequence ATGGCGAAGCCGCCTGTGCGCAAGCCTAAGAAGAAGGTCTGCGCGTTCTGCAAGGACAAGACCCAGTACGTGGACTACAAGGACACGAACATGCTGCGGAAGTTCATTTCCGACCGCGGCAAGATCCGTGCCCGCCGCGTCACCGGCAACTGCACGCAGCACCAGCGTGACGTCGCCACGGCAGTCAAGAACAGCCGTGAGATGGCGCTGCTGCCCTACACGTCCACCGCGCGATAA
- a CDS encoding single-stranded DNA-binding protein, with translation MAGETVITVVGNLVDDPELRFTPSGAAVAKFRVASTPRIFDRQTNEWKDGEGLFLTCSVWRQAAENVAESLQRGMRVVVQGRLKQRSYEDREGVKRTVYELDVEEVGPSLKNATAKVTKTTGRGGQGGQGGYGGGQQGGGNWGGGPGGGQQGGGGAPADDPWATGGQGGGQQGGGGGWGGSSGGSGGSGGAPSGGGYSDEPPF, from the coding sequence ATGGCAGGCGAGACCGTCATCACGGTCGTCGGCAATCTCGTCGACGACCCCGAGCTGCGCTTCACCCCGTCCGGTGCGGCGGTCGCGAAGTTCCGTGTCGCGTCCACTCCCCGCATCTTCGACCGGCAGACCAATGAGTGGAAGGACGGCGAAGGCCTGTTCCTCACCTGCTCGGTCTGGCGTCAGGCGGCGGAGAACGTCGCGGAATCGCTCCAGCGAGGCATGCGCGTCGTCGTGCAGGGCCGGCTGAAGCAGCGGTCGTACGAAGACCGTGAGGGCGTCAAGCGCACGGTCTACGAGCTGGACGTCGAGGAAGTCGGCCCCAGCCTCAAGAACGCCACGGCCAAGGTCACCAAGACCACCGGTCGCGGTGGTCAGGGCGGTCAGGGTGGATACGGCGGCGGCCAGCAGGGTGGCGGCAACTGGGGCGGCGGTCCCGGTGGCGGCCAGCAGGGCGGCGGCGGTGCACCCGCCGACGACCCGTGGGCGACCGGCGGCCAGGGCGGGGGACAGCAGGGCGGCGGAGGCGGCTGGGGCGGAAGCTCCGGCGGTTCCGGCGGCTCCGGCGGTGCCCCTTCCGGCGGCGGCTATTCGGACGAGCCTCCCTTCTAG
- the rpsF gene encoding 30S ribosomal protein S6, producing MRHYEVMVILDPDLEERAVSPLIENFLSVVREGNGKVEKVDTWGRRRLAYEIKKKPEGIYSVIDLQAEPAVVKELDRQMNLNESVLRTKVLRPEAH from the coding sequence ATGCGTCACTACGAGGTGATGGTCATCCTCGACCCCGATCTCGAGGAGCGAGCAGTCTCCCCGCTGATCGAGAACTTCCTCTCCGTTGTCCGTGAGGGCAACGGAAAGGTGGAGAAGGTCGACACCTGGGGCCGTCGTCGGCTCGCCTACGAGATCAAGAAGAAGCCCGAGGGCATCTACTCGGTCATCGACCTGCAGGCCGAGCCTGCGGTCGTCAAGGAGCTCGACCGCCAGATGAACCTGAACGAGTCGGTCCTCCGGACCAAGGTCCTCCGTCCCGAAGCCCACTGA
- a CDS encoding peptidoglycan bridge formation glycyltransferase FemA/FemB family protein, translated as MSLTLRTISREQHLAYIQSLPSASHCQVPAWADVKTEWRSENLGWFDRDGQMVGAGLVLYRQLPKIKRYLAYLPEGPVINWYAPNLDDWLQPMLAHLKQQGAFSVKMGPPVVIRRWDSAAIKSGIQDPDVKRLRDVEATHIEPRAFEVADRLRKMGWQQGEDGGAGFGDVQPRYVFQVPLANRSLEDVLKGFNQLWRRNIKKADKAGVEVVQGGYEDLAEWQRLYEITAVRDRFRPRPLSYFQRMWTVLNSEDPNRMRLYFARHNGVNLSAATMLVVGGHVWYSYGASDNIGREVRPSNAMQWRMLRDSYAMGATVYDLRGISDSLDETDHLFGLIQFKVGTGGEAVEYVGEWDFPLNKLLHKALDIYMSRR; from the coding sequence ATGAGCCTGACCCTGAGGACCATCAGCCGAGAGCAGCATCTGGCGTACATCCAGAGTCTGCCCTCGGCCAGTCACTGCCAGGTTCCGGCGTGGGCTGACGTGAAGACCGAATGGCGTTCGGAGAACCTGGGCTGGTTCGACCGGGACGGCCAGATGGTCGGAGCGGGCCTCGTCCTGTACCGCCAGCTGCCCAAGATCAAGCGCTACCTGGCGTACCTCCCCGAGGGCCCGGTCATCAACTGGTACGCACCGAATCTGGACGACTGGCTCCAGCCGATGCTCGCCCACCTCAAGCAGCAGGGCGCCTTCTCCGTGAAGATGGGCCCCCCGGTGGTCATCCGCCGCTGGGACTCCGCAGCCATCAAGTCCGGCATCCAGGACCCGGACGTGAAACGCCTGCGCGACGTCGAGGCCACCCACATCGAGCCGCGCGCCTTCGAGGTCGCGGATCGGCTGCGGAAGATGGGCTGGCAGCAGGGCGAGGACGGCGGCGCCGGATTCGGTGACGTGCAGCCCCGCTACGTCTTCCAGGTGCCGCTGGCCAACCGCTCGCTGGAGGACGTCCTCAAGGGCTTCAACCAGCTGTGGCGCCGCAACATCAAGAAGGCCGACAAGGCCGGCGTCGAAGTGGTCCAGGGGGGCTACGAGGACCTGGCCGAGTGGCAGCGGCTGTACGAGATCACCGCCGTACGCGACCGCTTCCGGCCGCGCCCCCTCTCGTACTTCCAGCGCATGTGGACCGTCCTCAACTCCGAGGACCCCAACCGGATGCGGCTCTACTTCGCCCGGCACAACGGCGTGAACCTCTCCGCGGCCACGATGCTCGTCGTCGGCGGACACGTCTGGTACTCCTACGGCGCCTCCGACAACATCGGGCGCGAGGTCCGACCGTCCAACGCGATGCAGTGGCGCATGCTGCGCGACAGCTACGCGATGGGCGCCACCGTCTACGACCTGCGGGGGATCAGCGACTCGCTGGACGAGACCGACCACCTCTTCGGTCTGATCCAGTTCAAGGTCGGCACCGGCGGCGAGGCCGTCGAGTACGTCGGCGAGTGGGACTTCCCGCTCAACAAGCTGCTCCACAAGGCGCTCGACATCTACATGTCGCGGCGCTGA
- a CDS encoding alanine racemase, translating to MALSLYVDTARWRAHQKSVIDQFPGLVPVCKGNGYGFGHERLADETIRFGADTLAVGTTYEAARIKDWFSGDLLVLTPFRRGEEPVPLPDRVIRSVSSVDGVHALVGARVVIECMSSMKRHGVKEEELGQLHAAIEDVRLEGFALHLPLDRTDGSDAVEEVIGWMDRLRAARLPLHTMFVSHLRAEELARLQQQFPQTRFRARIGTRLWLGDHEATEYRGAVLDVTPVVKGDRFGYRQQKAASDGWLVVVAGGTSHGVGLEAPKALHGVMPRAKGVARAGLATVNRNLSPFVWAGKQRWFAEPPHMQVSILFVPSDAQEPRVGDELVAHLRHTTTQYDRLVDR from the coding sequence ATGGCGCTCTCCCTCTACGTCGACACCGCGCGCTGGCGGGCGCACCAGAAGTCCGTGATCGACCAGTTCCCCGGCCTCGTGCCCGTCTGCAAGGGCAACGGCTACGGATTCGGCCATGAGCGCCTCGCGGACGAGACGATCCGCTTCGGGGCGGACACCCTCGCGGTCGGAACGACCTACGAGGCGGCCCGGATCAAGGACTGGTTCAGCGGCGATCTGCTCGTCCTGACTCCGTTCCGCCGTGGTGAGGAGCCCGTACCGCTCCCGGACCGCGTCATCCGGTCCGTCTCCTCCGTCGACGGGGTGCACGCCCTGGTGGGCGCACGGGTCGTCATCGAGTGCATGAGCTCGATGAAGCGGCACGGAGTCAAGGAGGAGGAACTCGGACAGCTGCACGCGGCGATCGAGGACGTTCGGCTCGAAGGCTTCGCCCTGCACCTGCCCCTGGACCGCACCGACGGCTCGGACGCCGTCGAGGAGGTCATAGGCTGGATGGACCGGCTGCGCGCGGCCCGGCTGCCCCTGCACACCATGTTCGTCAGCCACCTGCGGGCCGAGGAACTGGCCCGGCTCCAGCAGCAGTTCCCGCAGACCCGTTTCCGCGCCCGCATCGGTACCCGGCTGTGGCTCGGCGACCACGAGGCCACCGAGTACCGGGGGGCGGTCCTGGACGTCACCCCCGTCGTCAAGGGGGACCGGTTCGGCTACCGCCAGCAGAAGGCCGCGTCCGACGGCTGGCTGGTCGTCGTGGCCGGCGGCACGTCCCACGGCGTCGGCCTGGAGGCGCCCAAGGCGCTGCACGGCGTGATGCCGCGGGCCAAGGGCGTCGCCCGTGCGGGCCTGGCCACGGTCAACCGCAATCTGTCGCCGTTCGTCTGGGCGGGCAAGCAGCGCTGGTTCGCCGAGCCGCCGCACATGCAGGTGTCGATCCTGTTCGTTCCCTCGGACGCCCAGGAGCCGAGGGTGGGCGACGAGCTCGTCGCCCACCTGCGCCACACGACCACGCAGTACGACCGGCTCGTCGACCGCTGA
- a CDS encoding glycosyltransferase family 87 protein, which yields MCGMPSPSAEETSVDQERTGVRPTDQDEVAAAGSELIGGRVGRWARSGDGPLTPVRVVALVMIGMFSLGMVQKIPCYEWAWFRGATSQYTHACYSDIPHLFLGRGFADGLVPYFDRLSGDMQYLEYPVLTGVFMQVASWLTLTPESDPIQQREQMYWMVNAGMLMICAVVIAVCTVRTHRRRPWDGLLVALAPAFVLTATINWDLLAVALTAAAMLMWSRGRVLAFGLLIGLATAAKLYPVLLLGPLLVLCWRAGRWREFGTALLGAGAAWLVVNLPVMVFAPEGWRKFYTFSQERPIDFGSFWLIITQRTGKPIDVETVNTASVVLMVVFCAGIAGLALSAARRPRFAQLAFLVVAAFILTNKVYSPQYVLWLIPLAVLARPRWRDFLIWQACEVMYFFGIWFYLAYTSGGDKHQGLPQEGYQAAIALHLLGTLYLCALIVRDILRPEKDPVRADGSDDPSGGVLDGAPDAFVLAPGTPASEPPVPAVTGPRMEWGVTPTRDG from the coding sequence ATGTGCGGCATGCCAAGCCCCAGCGCGGAAGAGACGAGCGTGGACCAGGAACGGACCGGCGTGCGGCCCACCGACCAGGACGAGGTCGCGGCGGCCGGCAGCGAGCTGATCGGCGGCCGCGTGGGGCGGTGGGCGCGATCGGGCGACGGTCCCCTCACGCCCGTACGCGTCGTCGCACTGGTCATGATCGGGATGTTCTCCCTCGGCATGGTGCAGAAGATCCCCTGCTACGAATGGGCCTGGTTCCGCGGTGCCACCTCGCAGTACACGCACGCCTGCTACTCCGACATTCCGCATCTCTTCCTGGGACGCGGGTTCGCCGACGGACTCGTGCCGTACTTCGACCGGCTGAGCGGCGACATGCAGTACCTGGAGTACCCCGTGCTGACCGGGGTGTTCATGCAGGTGGCGTCCTGGCTGACGCTGACGCCCGAGAGCGACCCCATCCAGCAGCGGGAGCAGATGTACTGGATGGTCAACGCGGGCATGCTGATGATCTGCGCGGTCGTCATCGCCGTGTGTACCGTCCGCACGCACCGCCGCCGCCCCTGGGACGGCCTCCTGGTCGCGCTGGCTCCCGCGTTCGTCCTCACCGCGACCATCAACTGGGACCTGCTGGCGGTGGCCCTGACGGCCGCGGCGATGCTCATGTGGTCCCGCGGCCGGGTGCTGGCGTTCGGCCTCCTCATCGGCCTGGCCACGGCCGCCAAGCTCTATCCCGTCCTGCTGCTCGGCCCCCTCCTGGTGCTCTGCTGGCGGGCCGGCAGGTGGCGCGAGTTCGGGACGGCACTGCTGGGCGCGGGCGCGGCCTGGCTGGTGGTGAACCTGCCAGTGATGGTCTTCGCCCCCGAGGGGTGGCGGAAGTTCTACACCTTCAGCCAGGAACGGCCCATCGACTTCGGGTCGTTCTGGCTGATCATCACGCAGCGCACCGGCAAGCCCATCGACGTGGAGACGGTCAACACGGCGTCGGTCGTCCTGATGGTCGTGTTCTGCGCCGGTATCGCCGGCCTGGCGCTCTCCGCGGCCCGCAGGCCCCGCTTCGCCCAGCTGGCGTTCCTGGTGGTCGCCGCGTTCATCCTGACGAACAAGGTCTACTCACCGCAGTACGTGCTCTGGCTGATCCCGCTGGCCGTCCTGGCCCGGCCGCGCTGGCGCGACTTCCTGATCTGGCAGGCATGCGAGGTCATGTACTTCTTCGGGATCTGGTTCTACCTCGCCTACACCAGCGGCGGGGACAAGCACCAGGGGCTGCCGCAGGAGGGCTACCAGGCCGCGATCGCCCTGCACCTGCTGGGCACGCTGTACCTGTGCGCGCTGATCGTCCGTGACATCCTCCGGCCGGAGAAGGATCCGGTGCGCGCCGACGGGTCGGACGACCCGTCGGGCGGTGTCCTCGACGGGGCTCCGGACGCGTTCGTCCTGGCACCCGGAACCCCTGCGTCCGAGCCCCCGGTTCCGGCGGTCACGGGACCCCGGATGGAGTGGGGCGTGACGCCCACCCGCGACGGCTGA